One Methylocaldum marinum DNA window includes the following coding sequences:
- a CDS encoding helix-turn-helix domain-containing protein, protein MVSYEDVKQKPKTLMAMTSLKASEFEERLVSFAATWDEETGRNLTKGGRPPIIASMADRLLFILFYLKTYPLQEVIAHLFGMSQPPGQLHDPLVEQGAQQDT, encoded by the coding sequence ATGGTTTCCTACGAAGACGTGAAGCAAAAGCCGAAGACATTGATGGCCATGACCAGTCTGAAGGCCTCCGAGTTTGAGGAACGCTTGGTTTCTTTTGCGGCGACATGGGACGAAGAAACCGGCAGGAACCTGACTAAAGGAGGGCGTCCGCCGATTATCGCGAGCATGGCCGACCGGCTGCTGTTCATCCTGTTCTATCTGAAGACCTACCCTCTGCAAGAGGTCATCGCGCATCTGTTCGGCATGAGCCAACCCCCAGGCCAACTTCACGATCCACTTGTTGAGCAGGGTGCTCAACAAGACACTTGA
- a CDS encoding transposase family protein, which yields MKNNLVGGLEDRQVKYLGSTHEGKKHDKKICDEEGTRFPDGVELYRDSGFQGHELANVTVHQPKKRPRNGRLSADDQEANRLHSSIRVIIEHIISGIKRCRVVKDVFRNTKEGYDDVVIELACGLHNYRRYCRNQSY from the coding sequence GTGAAGAACAACCTTGTCGGCGGCCTGGAGGACCGGCAGGTCAAGTACTTGGGCTCGACCCATGAGGGCAAGAAGCACGACAAGAAGATCTGCGACGAAGAAGGGACCCGGTTCCCCGACGGCGTCGAGCTGTATCGCGACAGCGGCTTCCAGGGACACGAACTGGCGAATGTCACAGTCCACCAGCCGAAGAAGAGGCCGCGCAACGGCCGGCTTTCGGCCGACGACCAGGAGGCCAACCGGCTCCACTCAAGCATCCGCGTGATCATCGAACACATCATCTCGGGAATCAAGCGGTGCCGCGTCGTCAAAGACGTGTTCAGGAACACCAAGGAAGGCTACGACGATGTCGTCATTGAATTGGCCTGCGGCCTGCACAATTATAGGCGCTACTGCCGAAACCAGAGTTATTGA
- a CDS encoding LysM peptidoglycan-binding domain-containing protein encodes MAVIYVAKPGDSLSRILQRAGGSWLREEWRNRLMQINPHINDPNRIEINQLILVPESPNEIVLQDQVDYVSRVRNASNDGFLRKEIERFAQQREEAARRQQFFQKLDRINELTGAGIIYSDKSGKPITIRNPIGNKKKTIVIRDDSTANSNDPVNERIVSELTGTVLACTAGVLGVIAIFGSSALIPVSGGASTALTYLAISATGASLAQCGIGAFRVYRLSKGDVETVDWLDSQEWFIYTSITLDSISVAGGVSTTAIGIKALFAMKKAAPGKSIFDLLKGLQRHERKRLTEELIRLQNPGISNKALKEMIRTGMVPKRFKQTVINQSLRTQVIDLFGAGASLLGSGLSGVVNRHYRKPPFITGTEEKAGYQ; translated from the coding sequence ATGGCCGTTATCTATGTTGCTAAACCGGGTGATTCCTTATCAAGAATACTTCAACGCGCTGGCGGCTCATGGCTACGAGAAGAATGGCGCAATCGTCTAATGCAAATCAATCCGCATATTAATGATCCTAATCGAATCGAAATTAATCAGCTAATATTGGTGCCAGAATCTCCAAACGAGATTGTGTTGCAAGACCAGGTCGATTATGTATCACGTGTAAGAAACGCATCCAACGACGGTTTTCTGAGGAAAGAAATTGAGAGATTTGCGCAGCAGCGAGAAGAAGCAGCGAGGCGACAGCAGTTTTTCCAGAAGTTGGATCGCATTAATGAGCTAACAGGTGCTGGGATTATATATTCTGACAAGTCCGGTAAACCAATAACGATAAGAAACCCAATCGGTAATAAGAAAAAAACTATAGTTATTCGCGATGATTCTACTGCAAACAGTAATGACCCTGTAAACGAGCGAATTGTATCTGAATTAACTGGAACTGTATTAGCATGTACTGCGGGCGTTTTAGGCGTAATTGCTATTTTTGGTTCCTCAGCATTAATTCCGGTTTCAGGCGGTGCTAGTACTGCATTAACATATCTCGCTATTAGCGCTACCGGCGCATCTTTAGCTCAATGTGGCATAGGCGCGTTTAGGGTTTACAGGCTATCAAAAGGTGACGTTGAGACGGTTGATTGGCTGGATTCACAGGAATGGTTCATATATACAAGCATAACCTTGGATTCAATATCCGTAGCCGGCGGTGTAAGCACAACGGCGATCGGTATTAAAGCCTTGTTTGCGATGAAAAAAGCCGCGCCCGGTAAATCAATTTTTGATCTGTTAAAAGGCTTACAGAGACACGAACGTAAACGCTTGACGGAAGAATTGATTCGCCTCCAGAATCCAGGTATTAGCAATAAAGCGCTTAAGGAAATGATTCGAACAGGAATGGTTCCAAAAAGGTTTAAACAAACTGTTATAAATCAGTCGCTACGAACACAGGTTATAGATCTTTTTGGTGCTGGTGCAAGTTTGTTAGGTAGCGGTTTAAGTGGTGTAGTCAATAGACATTATCGGAAACCACCTTTCATAACCGGAACAGAGGAAAAGGCCGGCTATCAATAA